Proteins from a genomic interval of Equus quagga isolate Etosha38 chromosome 13, UCLA_HA_Equagga_1.0, whole genome shotgun sequence:
- the NUDT17 gene encoding nucleoside diphosphate-linked moiety X motif 17 isoform X2, whose amino-acid sequence MAAARVLLLLSGRPESVSFAQSVCGLLGARSGLGPWPMHCSLKQGRLVLSARPFPGASFRLPLQPWASGAELPTNRGVDLGVAVILQSSDQTVLLTRRTRTLSISPNLWVPPGGHVELDEELLDGGLRELWEESGLQLPQGQFSWVPLGLWETAYPPRLSWGLPKYHHIILYLLVISQESQQQLQARIQPNPSEVSALMWLRPDVAAAVAATEDGTETPRHLPQDLPPSVPGTRGWRSSTSGLAHVHTAADDPKHSRKQREGQHWDQVCPQALAATSGQCDSPTMCKWSSRGSRASKGRTEHGPSPLKPGIWKVKCIIPSPAHLCDTHKTFTTFIMGKNFATTLGIKSKITT is encoded by the exons ATGGCGGCCGCGCGAGTGTTGCTGCTCCTGTCCGGGCGCCCGGAGTCGGTGAGCTTCGCGCAGAGTGTGTGTGGCCTCCTGGGCGCCAGGTCAGGGCTTGGGCCGTGGCCCATGCACTGCAGCTTGAAACAAGGACGGCTCGTCCTCTCGGCTAGGCCATTCCCAGGCGCCTCCTTCAGACTTCCGCTCCAG CCCTGGGCTTCAGGGGCGGAGCTGCCCACGAATCGGGGTGTGGATCTGGGTGTGGCCGTCATTCTGCAGTCCAGCGACCAGACTGTCTTGTTGACCCGAAGGACCCGCACCCTCAGCATTTCTCCCAACCTCTGGGTACCCCCAG GTGGACATGTGGAACTTGATGAAGAG ctgtTGGACGGAGGGCTTCGAGAGCTTTGGGAGGAAAGTGGACTACAGCTGCCCCAGGGCCAGTTCTCTTGGGTTCCTCTGGGTTTATGGGAG aCTGCCTACCCTCCTAGGCTGAGCTGGGGTCTCCCGAAATACCATCACATCATTCTCTATCTACTTGTGATCTCCCAGGAGTCACAGCAGCAGCTGCAG GCCCGGATCCAACCAAACCCAAGTGAGGTGAGTGCCCTTATGTGGCTGAGACCAGATGTAGCAGCTGCAGTGGCTGCCACAGAGGATGGGACAGAGACACCCAGACATCTCCCTCAGGACCTACCACCCTCTGTCCC tGGAACTAGAGGATGGAGGAGCTCGACCTCTGGCCTTGCCCATGTCCACACTGCTGCGGACGACCCCAAGCACAGCAGAAAGCAAAGAGAGGGTCAGCACTGGGACCAAGTTTGCCCTCAGGCTCTGGCTGCAACATCTGGGCAG TGTGACAGCCCTACCATGTGCAAGTGGAGCTCACGTGGATCCAGGGCCAGCAAAGGAAGAACGGAACATGGACCCTCTCCCCTCAAACCAGGGATCTGGAAAGTGAAGTGCATaatcccctccccagcccacctctgTGACACTCACAAAACATTCACAACCTTTATTATGGGTAAGAACTTTGCTACAACTTTgggaataaaaagtaaaattacaacaTAG
- the NUDT17 gene encoding nucleoside diphosphate-linked moiety X motif 17 isoform X3, with product MAAARVLLLLSGRPESVSFAQSVCGLLGARSGLGPWPMHCSLKQGRLVLSARPFPGASFRLPLQRPPFCPFAALDQQPWASGAELPTNRGVDLGVAVILQSSDQTVLLTRRTRTLSISPNLWVPPGGHVELDEETAYPPRLSWGLPKYHHIILYLLVISQESQQQLQARIQPNPSEVSALMWLRPDVAAAVAATEDGTETPRHLPQDLPPSVPGTRGWRSSTSGLAHVHTAADDPKHSRKQREGQHWDQVCPQALAATSGQCDSPTMCKWSSRGSRASKGRTEHGPSPLKPGIWKVKCIIPSPAHLCDTHKTFTTFIMGKNFATTLGIKSKITT from the exons ATGGCGGCCGCGCGAGTGTTGCTGCTCCTGTCCGGGCGCCCGGAGTCGGTGAGCTTCGCGCAGAGTGTGTGTGGCCTCCTGGGCGCCAGGTCAGGGCTTGGGCCGTGGCCCATGCACTGCAGCTTGAAACAAGGACGGCTCGTCCTCTCGGCTAGGCCATTCCCAGGCGCCTCCTTCAGACTTCCGCTCCAG CGACCCCCTTTCTGCCCCTTTGCGGCCCTGGATCAGCAGCCCTGGGCTTCAGGGGCGGAGCTGCCCACGAATCGGGGTGTGGATCTGGGTGTGGCCGTCATTCTGCAGTCCAGCGACCAGACTGTCTTGTTGACCCGAAGGACCCGCACCCTCAGCATTTCTCCCAACCTCTGGGTACCCCCAG GTGGACATGTGGAACTTGATGAAGAG aCTGCCTACCCTCCTAGGCTGAGCTGGGGTCTCCCGAAATACCATCACATCATTCTCTATCTACTTGTGATCTCCCAGGAGTCACAGCAGCAGCTGCAG GCCCGGATCCAACCAAACCCAAGTGAGGTGAGTGCCCTTATGTGGCTGAGACCAGATGTAGCAGCTGCAGTGGCTGCCACAGAGGATGGGACAGAGACACCCAGACATCTCCCTCAGGACCTACCACCCTCTGTCCC tGGAACTAGAGGATGGAGGAGCTCGACCTCTGGCCTTGCCCATGTCCACACTGCTGCGGACGACCCCAAGCACAGCAGAAAGCAAAGAGAGGGTCAGCACTGGGACCAAGTTTGCCCTCAGGCTCTGGCTGCAACATCTGGGCAG TGTGACAGCCCTACCATGTGCAAGTGGAGCTCACGTGGATCCAGGGCCAGCAAAGGAAGAACGGAACATGGACCCTCTCCCCTCAAACCAGGGATCTGGAAAGTGAAGTGCATaatcccctccccagcccacctctgTGACACTCACAAAACATTCACAACCTTTATTATGGGTAAGAACTTTGCTACAACTTTgggaataaaaagtaaaattacaacaTAG
- the NUDT17 gene encoding nucleoside diphosphate-linked moiety X motif 17 isoform X5 translates to MAAARVLLLLSGRPESVSFAQSVCGLLGARSGLGPWPMHCSLKQGRLVLSARPFPGASFRLPLQRPPFCPFAALDQQPWASGAELPTNRGVDLGVAVILQSSDQTVLLTRRTRTLSISPNLWVPPGGHVELDEELLDGGLRELWEESGLQLPQGQFSWVPLGLWETAYPPRLSWGLPKYHHIILYLLVISQESQQQLQCSGTRGWRSSTSGLAHVHTAADDPKHSRKQREGQHWDQVCPQALAATSGQCDSPTMCKWSSRGSRASKGRTEHGPSPLKPGIWKVKCIIPSPAHLCDTHKTFTTFIMGKNFATTLGIKSKITT, encoded by the exons ATGGCGGCCGCGCGAGTGTTGCTGCTCCTGTCCGGGCGCCCGGAGTCGGTGAGCTTCGCGCAGAGTGTGTGTGGCCTCCTGGGCGCCAGGTCAGGGCTTGGGCCGTGGCCCATGCACTGCAGCTTGAAACAAGGACGGCTCGTCCTCTCGGCTAGGCCATTCCCAGGCGCCTCCTTCAGACTTCCGCTCCAG CGACCCCCTTTCTGCCCCTTTGCGGCCCTGGATCAGCAGCCCTGGGCTTCAGGGGCGGAGCTGCCCACGAATCGGGGTGTGGATCTGGGTGTGGCCGTCATTCTGCAGTCCAGCGACCAGACTGTCTTGTTGACCCGAAGGACCCGCACCCTCAGCATTTCTCCCAACCTCTGGGTACCCCCAG GTGGACATGTGGAACTTGATGAAGAG ctgtTGGACGGAGGGCTTCGAGAGCTTTGGGAGGAAAGTGGACTACAGCTGCCCCAGGGCCAGTTCTCTTGGGTTCCTCTGGGTTTATGGGAG aCTGCCTACCCTCCTAGGCTGAGCTGGGGTCTCCCGAAATACCATCACATCATTCTCTATCTACTTGTGATCTCCCAGGAGTCACAGCAGCAGCTGCAG tgcagtGGAACTAGAGGATGGAGGAGCTCGACCTCTGGCCTTGCCCATGTCCACACTGCTGCGGACGACCCCAAGCACAGCAGAAAGCAAAGAGAGGGTCAGCACTGGGACCAAGTTTGCCCTCAGGCTCTGGCTGCAACATCTGGGCAG TGTGACAGCCCTACCATGTGCAAGTGGAGCTCACGTGGATCCAGGGCCAGCAAAGGAAGAACGGAACATGGACCCTCTCCCCTCAAACCAGGGATCTGGAAAGTGAAGTGCATaatcccctccccagcccacctctgTGACACTCACAAAACATTCACAACCTTTATTATGGGTAAGAACTTTGCTACAACTTTgggaataaaaagtaaaattacaacaTAG
- the NUDT17 gene encoding nucleoside diphosphate-linked moiety X motif 17 isoform X1: MAAARVLLLLSGRPESVSFAQSVCGLLGARSGLGPWPMHCSLKQGRLVLSARPFPGASFRLPLQRPPFCPFAALDQQPWASGAELPTNRGVDLGVAVILQSSDQTVLLTRRTRTLSISPNLWVPPGGHVELDEELLDGGLRELWEESGLQLPQGQFSWVPLGLWETAYPPRLSWGLPKYHHIILYLLVISQESQQQLQARIQPNPSEVSALMWLRPDVAAAVAATEDGTETPRHLPQDLPPSVPGTRGWRSSTSGLAHVHTAADDPKHSRKQREGQHWDQVCPQALAATSGQCDSPTMCKWSSRGSRASKGRTEHGPSPLKPGIWKVKCIIPSPAHLCDTHKTFTTFIMGKNFATTLGIKSKITT, encoded by the exons ATGGCGGCCGCGCGAGTGTTGCTGCTCCTGTCCGGGCGCCCGGAGTCGGTGAGCTTCGCGCAGAGTGTGTGTGGCCTCCTGGGCGCCAGGTCAGGGCTTGGGCCGTGGCCCATGCACTGCAGCTTGAAACAAGGACGGCTCGTCCTCTCGGCTAGGCCATTCCCAGGCGCCTCCTTCAGACTTCCGCTCCAG CGACCCCCTTTCTGCCCCTTTGCGGCCCTGGATCAGCAGCCCTGGGCTTCAGGGGCGGAGCTGCCCACGAATCGGGGTGTGGATCTGGGTGTGGCCGTCATTCTGCAGTCCAGCGACCAGACTGTCTTGTTGACCCGAAGGACCCGCACCCTCAGCATTTCTCCCAACCTCTGGGTACCCCCAG GTGGACATGTGGAACTTGATGAAGAG ctgtTGGACGGAGGGCTTCGAGAGCTTTGGGAGGAAAGTGGACTACAGCTGCCCCAGGGCCAGTTCTCTTGGGTTCCTCTGGGTTTATGGGAG aCTGCCTACCCTCCTAGGCTGAGCTGGGGTCTCCCGAAATACCATCACATCATTCTCTATCTACTTGTGATCTCCCAGGAGTCACAGCAGCAGCTGCAG GCCCGGATCCAACCAAACCCAAGTGAGGTGAGTGCCCTTATGTGGCTGAGACCAGATGTAGCAGCTGCAGTGGCTGCCACAGAGGATGGGACAGAGACACCCAGACATCTCCCTCAGGACCTACCACCCTCTGTCCC tGGAACTAGAGGATGGAGGAGCTCGACCTCTGGCCTTGCCCATGTCCACACTGCTGCGGACGACCCCAAGCACAGCAGAAAGCAAAGAGAGGGTCAGCACTGGGACCAAGTTTGCCCTCAGGCTCTGGCTGCAACATCTGGGCAG TGTGACAGCCCTACCATGTGCAAGTGGAGCTCACGTGGATCCAGGGCCAGCAAAGGAAGAACGGAACATGGACCCTCTCCCCTCAAACCAGGGATCTGGAAAGTGAAGTGCATaatcccctccccagcccacctctgTGACACTCACAAAACATTCACAACCTTTATTATGGGTAAGAACTTTGCTACAACTTTgggaataaaaagtaaaattacaacaTAG
- the NUDT17 gene encoding nucleoside diphosphate-linked moiety X motif 17 isoform X4, whose protein sequence is MAAARVLLLLSGRPESVSFAQSVCGLLGARSGLGPWPMHCSLKQGRLVLSARPFPGASFRLPLQRPPFCPFAALDQQPWASGAELPTNRGVDLGVAVILQSSDQTVLLTRRTRTLSISPNLWVPPGGHVELDEELLDGGLRELWEESGLQLPQGQFSWVPLGLWETAYPPRLSWGLPKYHHIILYLLVISQESQQQLQARIQPNPSEVSALMWLRPDVAAAVAATEDGTETPRHLPQDLPPSVPAVELEDGGARPLALPMSTLLRTTPSTAESKERVSTGTKFALRLWLQHLGSVTALPCASGAHVDPGPAKEERNMDPLPSNQGSGK, encoded by the exons ATGGCGGCCGCGCGAGTGTTGCTGCTCCTGTCCGGGCGCCCGGAGTCGGTGAGCTTCGCGCAGAGTGTGTGTGGCCTCCTGGGCGCCAGGTCAGGGCTTGGGCCGTGGCCCATGCACTGCAGCTTGAAACAAGGACGGCTCGTCCTCTCGGCTAGGCCATTCCCAGGCGCCTCCTTCAGACTTCCGCTCCAG CGACCCCCTTTCTGCCCCTTTGCGGCCCTGGATCAGCAGCCCTGGGCTTCAGGGGCGGAGCTGCCCACGAATCGGGGTGTGGATCTGGGTGTGGCCGTCATTCTGCAGTCCAGCGACCAGACTGTCTTGTTGACCCGAAGGACCCGCACCCTCAGCATTTCTCCCAACCTCTGGGTACCCCCAG GTGGACATGTGGAACTTGATGAAGAG ctgtTGGACGGAGGGCTTCGAGAGCTTTGGGAGGAAAGTGGACTACAGCTGCCCCAGGGCCAGTTCTCTTGGGTTCCTCTGGGTTTATGGGAG aCTGCCTACCCTCCTAGGCTGAGCTGGGGTCTCCCGAAATACCATCACATCATTCTCTATCTACTTGTGATCTCCCAGGAGTCACAGCAGCAGCTGCAG GCCCGGATCCAACCAAACCCAAGTGAGGTGAGTGCCCTTATGTGGCTGAGACCAGATGTAGCAGCTGCAGTGGCTGCCACAGAGGATGGGACAGAGACACCCAGACATCTCCCTCAGGACCTACCACCCTCTGTCCC tgcagtGGAACTAGAGGATGGAGGAGCTCGACCTCTGGCCTTGCCCATGTCCACACTGCTGCGGACGACCCCAAGCACAGCAGAAAGCAAAGAGAGGGTCAGCACTGGGACCAAGTTTGCCCTCAGGCTCTGGCTGCAACATCTGGGCAG TGTGACAGCCCTACCATGTGCAAGTGGAGCTCACGTGGATCCAGGGCCAGCAAAGGAAGAACGGAACATGGACCCTCTCCCCTCAAACCAGGGATCTGGAAAGTGA